The Streptosporangiales bacterium genome has a window encoding:
- the phnE gene encoding phosphonate ABC transporter, permease protein PhnE — protein sequence MTSASSVARETLAPPVTVRRLLTPATALTFVIAACASLAYLDFDLSRVGQAVTAVPDIAARAWPPDFGVTGEALTAAVETLWMAVLGTTLAAILAAPIAVAAARNTTPHPVVRTVARAIVVVCRVVPDIAFALFFVVSTGIGPLPGILALALHSIGMLGRLFTEAIERIEPGPVEAGTAAGAGPVQRLTAGVLPQVVPSFLAVALYRLDVNFRGATLLGFVGAGGMGLLLQKYGGAPTTYQELAAVVVIIMACCLVFEGISVVLRRAVGGVLAGRPGQGDGSGRPARTPAIDRERLRVPWTSERRRVWAFGALAVATVVAAALLVDVRLADLGKLADGFVSSVIAFVPTPQTLLAEAGGVPFWVDLLDGLIQTLAVSLVAIVACAVIGVPWGLLAASNVAPHRLLYAPARAGLVLARSVPEAAIAVVAVAVFGLEPITAVLVLTLAVCPFLAKLVADVVEEIRPGPREGVLAAGATRWQELLAGVWAQVVPSITSSVLYAFDVMIRAIPLLGIIGVGKLGYTMSQGFTQLQYDLVGAIIAALFVVVLAVQLVSDRLRRSLA from the coding sequence ATGACCTCGGCGTCATCGGTGGCACGGGAGACGCTCGCGCCACCGGTGACGGTGCGCCGCCTGCTGACGCCCGCGACGGCCCTCACCTTCGTCATCGCGGCGTGCGCCTCGCTCGCCTACCTCGACTTCGACCTCAGCCGGGTCGGCCAGGCGGTCACGGCCGTCCCTGACATCGCCGCGCGCGCGTGGCCACCGGACTTCGGCGTCACCGGCGAGGCGCTCACGGCGGCCGTCGAGACACTCTGGATGGCGGTGCTCGGCACGACACTCGCCGCCATCCTGGCCGCCCCGATCGCGGTCGCCGCCGCGCGGAACACGACCCCCCATCCGGTCGTCCGCACCGTCGCCCGCGCGATCGTCGTGGTGTGCAGGGTCGTCCCCGACATCGCGTTCGCCCTGTTCTTCGTGGTGAGCACCGGCATCGGTCCGCTGCCCGGCATCCTCGCACTCGCACTCCACTCGATCGGCATGCTGGGCCGGCTGTTCACCGAGGCGATCGAACGGATCGAGCCCGGCCCGGTCGAGGCGGGCACGGCGGCGGGAGCGGGGCCGGTGCAACGCCTCACCGCCGGCGTACTCCCCCAGGTCGTGCCGTCGTTCCTCGCCGTCGCGCTGTACCGGCTCGACGTCAACTTCCGCGGCGCGACGCTGCTCGGCTTCGTCGGCGCCGGTGGGATGGGCCTGCTGCTGCAGAAGTACGGCGGCGCGCCCACGACGTACCAGGAGCTCGCCGCGGTCGTCGTGATCATCATGGCGTGCTGCCTGGTGTTCGAGGGCATCTCCGTCGTGCTGCGGCGCGCGGTCGGCGGCGTGCTCGCCGGACGCCCCGGCCAGGGAGACGGCTCGGGCCGGCCGGCACGCACCCCGGCGATCGACCGGGAGCGGCTGCGCGTGCCGTGGACATCCGAGCGCCGGCGGGTGTGGGCGTTCGGCGCCCTCGCGGTGGCGACCGTGGTCGCCGCCGCGCTGCTCGTCGACGTCCGCCTGGCCGACCTCGGCAAGCTCGCCGACGGGTTCGTCTCCAGCGTCATCGCGTTCGTCCCGACCCCGCAGACGCTGCTGGCGGAGGCGGGCGGCGTCCCGTTCTGGGTCGACCTGCTCGACGGGCTCATCCAGACGCTCGCGGTGTCGCTGGTGGCGATCGTCGCGTGTGCCGTGATCGGGGTGCCGTGGGGCCTGCTCGCCGCGAGCAACGTCGCGCCGCACCGGCTGCTGTACGCGCCCGCCCGGGCCGGCCTGGTGCTGGCGCGCAGCGTGCCGGAGGCCGCGATCGCAGTGGTCGCCGTCGCCGTCTTCGGTCTCGAGCCGATCACCGCCGTCCTCGTGCTCACCCTCGCCGTCTGCCCGTTCCTCGCCAAGCTGGTCGCCGACGTCGTCGAGGAGATCCGGCCTGGCCCGCGCGAGGGGGTGCTCGCCGCGGGCGCGACGCGATGGCAGGAGCTGCTCGCGGGCGTCTGGGCGCAGGTCGTGCCGTCGATCACGAGCAGCGTGCTGTACGCGTTCGACGTCATGATCCGGGCGATCCCGCTGCTGGGGATCATCGGCGTGGGCAAGCTCGGCTACACCATGTCGCAGGGCTTCACCCAGCTGCAGTACGACCTCGTCGGCGCGATCATCGCCGCCCTGTTCGTCGTCGTCCTTGCGGTGCAGCTGGTGTCCGACCGCCTGCGCCGCTCCCTCGCCTGA
- a CDS encoding UTRA domain-containing protein — protein sequence MTTRPTYLELADELAAELRDADVGTRAPSEHQLVASHGVSRITARAALQELELRYLVRRVRGAGTFVRRRIDYVIDKNLPPSFSATVAATGARPSSRLLRVIRRPPDPGSTYELEVADGGDIVEIRRITLVDDMPASVATLRLSGSRLPDIEEHLDDDVSVHALMVDVYGITLRRWRHHVSLDVPDADVASLLGDEAPRPCWYSESLNRIEGTTQLGEYSASWSHPQVIRNVFQIGDDE from the coding sequence ATGACAACCCGCCCGACGTATCTCGAGCTCGCCGACGAGCTCGCGGCAGAGCTGCGCGACGCCGACGTCGGCACCCGTGCACCCTCGGAGCACCAGCTCGTCGCGAGCCACGGCGTCAGCCGCATCACCGCACGCGCCGCCCTGCAGGAGCTCGAGCTTCGCTACCTGGTCAGGCGGGTCCGCGGCGCGGGGACGTTCGTCCGCCGGCGCATCGACTACGTGATCGACAAGAACCTGCCACCGAGCTTCTCCGCCACGGTGGCCGCGACCGGCGCGCGTCCCAGCAGCCGGCTGCTGCGGGTGATCAGGCGTCCACCCGACCCCGGCAGCACGTACGAGCTCGAGGTCGCGGACGGCGGCGACATCGTCGAGATCAGGCGCATCACGCTCGTCGACGACATGCCCGCGAGCGTCGCGACGCTCCGCCTGTCCGGCTCCCGGCTGCCCGACATCGAGGAGCACCTCGACGACGACGTGTCGGTGCACGCCCTGATGGTCGACGTGTACGGGATCACGCTGCGGCGCTGGCGTCACCACGTCTCGCTCGACGTCCCCGACGCCGACGTGGCGAGCCTGCTCGGTGACGAGGCACCGCGCCCGTGCTGGTACTCCGAGAGCCTCAACCGCATCGAGGGCACCACGCAGCTCGGCGAGTACTCCGCCTCGTGGTCGCACCCCCAGGTGATCCGCAACGTCTTCCAGATCGGAGATGACGAGTGA